A DNA window from Synchiropus splendidus isolate RoL2022-P1 chromosome 2, RoL_Sspl_1.0, whole genome shotgun sequence contains the following coding sequences:
- the tlr3 gene encoding toll-like receptor 3 isoform X3, translating into MSHNRLLEVPIFSLRPYSRLSRLDISYNSITKVNRSLCELLPLLQTLNVNHNELHVLVKEDMGSCSRLISFHVAGNRLKLKVEPFAALQNLQFLDVSNNNLQTAKLGSHPQLPNLVKLNLGFNSFVQLNRDDFNFLNHSSSLQVLNMSSVPLKRMEPGCFLPIRGFGTLIMDGSNLGPQAVPKLCSELSGTKVTALSLRRLKLVTLSTDTLMGLEKTDVTFLDLSGNGMGKIENGSFRWLSKLQQLILEENNLKHLTRDTFRGLRSLKALNLKRALTKSRSSATPIIDDFSFQVLTELESLDMRSTSIREITANTFTGLRSLTELDLSWSSCQSLKHLNNRTWASLAGSPLGTLNLTGTALVRIDPGAFSHLKNLTSLFLDFNYVRQTLTGWELEGLESIRDIHWSNNNQGITLTSKSFIFVPSLRALILGKSLTVSALNLEPSPFKPLSNLMVLDLSNNNIANLRMSIFEGLADLRVLKLAHNNLARLWKDANIGGPVLFLKGLNKLLSLELDSNGMDEIPTRALEGLTNLRELTMGNNVLNNLRDSVFDSLSSLRVLHMQKNSLTAVRRQVFQKVMSNLSLLVMGRNPFDCTCESISWFGNWLNTTNTTTVPGLRDQYICNTPLSYFNRSILDFDPLSCKDMTPFEALFVLSSASVIMLMFTTLLVRFQGWRIQFYWNVLINRTLGFSDATGQEGREFEYDAYVIHAEEDTDWVERLMVPMEKGNCRFCFEDRDSVPGMSQLESIVDNIRRCRKILFIITESLLRDPWCRRFTAHHALHQVIEANRDSVVLVFLQDVHDYKLSRSIFLRRGMLRSSCVLDWPVHRERIPAFHQKLRIALSLTNKIHN; encoded by the exons ATGTCCCACAACAGGCTGCTGGAGGTCCCCATCTTCTCGCTGAGGCCGTACTCTCGCCTGAGTCGCCTGGACATCAGCTACAACTCCATCACCAAGGTGAACCGGAGTTTGTGTGagttgctgccgctgctgcaaaCGCTGAATGTGAATCACAACGAGCTTCACGTTCTGGTGAAAGAGGATATGGGCTCCTGCAGCCGGCTGATCTCCTTTCACGTCGCTGGAAACAGACTGAAACTAAAAGTAGAACCCTTTGCTGCTTTACAG AACCTTCAGTTCCTCGATGTTTCGAACAACAACCTGCAGACGGCCAAATTGGGTTCGCACCCACAACTACCGAATCTGGTCAAGTTGAATTTGGGATTCAACAGCTTTGTCCAGCTAAATCGAGACGACTTCAACTTCCTGAACCATTCGTCTTCCCTGCAAGTCCTCAACATGTCGTCGGTGCCGTTAAAAAGG ATGGAGCCCGGCTGCTTCCTGCCCATCCGAGGCTTTGGGACCTTGATAATGGACGGGAGCAATTTGGGCCCCCAGGCTGTGCCCAAATTGTGCTCCGAGTTGTCAGGAACCAAGGTCACAGCTCTGTCGCTACGACGACTGAAGCTGGTCACGCTCAGCACTGATACCTTAATGGGCCTTGAGAAGACTGACGTGACATTTCTAGATCTATCTGGAAACGGCATGGGCAAAATTGAAAATGGTTCCTTTCGATGGCTTTCCAAGTTGCAACAGCTTATTCTGGAGGAGAACAACCTGAAGCACCTGACCAGGGACACATTCCGAGGGCTGAGAAGTTTGAAAGCGCTAAACTTGAAGAGAGCGCTGACAAAAAGCCGCTCATCTGCCACTCCGATTATTGACGATTTTTCTTTCCAAGTTTTGACAGAACTTGAGAGTCTGGATATGCGGTCAACCTCGATCCGGGAGATCACTGCGAACACGTTTACCGGCCTCAGGAGTCTGACAGAGCTCGACTTGAGTTGGAGCAGCTGCCAATCCTTGAAACATCTCAACAACAGGACCTGGGCGTCACTAGCAGGATCACCTCTCGGGACTCTAAATCTGACGGGAACGGCTCTGGTGCGGATTGATCCCGGAGCTTTCTCACATCTGAAGAACCTCACTTCCCTCTTTCTAGATTTCAATTACGTGAGGCAAACCCTGACTGGATGGGAGTTGGAGGGCTTAGAAAGTATACGAGACATCCACTGGTCAAACAACAACCAGGGAATCACGCTAACGTCAAAGTCTTTCATCTTCGTACCGAGTCTCCGGGCACTGATTCTAGGTAAAAGCCTCACTGTCTCAGCCTTGAACCTGGAGCCATCCCCGTTTAAACCCCTGTCCAACCTAATGGTCTTGGATCtgagcaacaacaacattgcTAACTTGAGAATGAGCATTTTCGAAGGACTTGCTGATCTGAGGGTGCTGAAGCTAGCGCATAATAACTTAGCCAGGTTGTGGAAGGACGCCAACATTGGTGGACCGGTGTTGTTCTTGAAGGGGTTGAACAAGCTGTTGAGTTTAGAGTTGGACAGCAACGGCATGGATGAGATCCCCACGCGCGCCCTGGAGGGCCTGACTAACCTCCGTGAGCTTACCATGGGCAACAACGTTCTCAACAACCTGCGAGACTCTGTCTTCGACAGCTTGAGCTCACTGAGGGTTTTGCACATGCAGAAAAACTCCCTCACCGCTGTCCGCCGCCAAGTCTTCCAAAAAGTAATGAGCAACCTGAGCTTGCTCGTCATGGGGCGCAATCCGTTCGACTGCACGTGTGAGAGCATTTCGTGGTTCGGGAACTGGTTAAACACCACGAACACCACCACTGTTCCGGGGCTGCGGGACCAATACATCTGCAACACCCCGCTGTCGTACTTTAACCGCTCAATCTTGGATTTTGACCCGCTTTCTTGCAAAGACATGACTCCGTTTGAAGCGCTTTTCGTCCTGAGCAGCGCGTCGGTCATCATGCTCATGTTCACTACTTTACTAGTCCGTTTCCAAGGCTGGAGAATTCAGTTTTACTGGAACGTTTTGATCAATCGTACCTTAGGATTTAGCGACGCTACGGGACAGGAGGGCAGGGAGTTTGAATATGACGCTTACGTCATTCACGCGGAGGAAGACACCGACTGGGTGGAGAGGCTGATGGTCCCGATGGAGAAGGGAAACTGTAGGTTTTGTTTTGAGGATCGGGATTCAGTTCCTGGCATGTCTCAGCTGGAATCCATTGTGGACAATATAAGACGCTGCAGGAaaatcctcttcatcatcacagagAGTCTTCTGCGGGACCCCTGGTGCCGTCG ATTCACCGCCCATCACGCACTTCACCAGGTCATCGAAGCCAACAGGGACTCCGTGGTTCTGGTCTTCCTGCAGGACGTCCACGACTACAAACTCTCTCGTTCGATTTTTCTTCGGAGGGGAATGCTGCGTTCAAGCTGCGTCCTGGACTGGCCCGTCCACAGGGAGAGAATCCCGGCCTTCCACCAGAAGCTCCGGATCGCGCTCAGCCTGACCAACAAAATACACAACTAG
- the tlr3 gene encoding toll-like receptor 3 isoform X1 yields MCVTRRPPQPQVIIIALLMMASLSCVASEKKTSCFVRDDYADCSRLSLKAVPADLPRSIRGLDMSHNRLLEVPIFSLRPYSRLSRLDISYNSITKVNRSLCELLPLLQTLNVNHNELHVLVKEDMGSCSRLISFHVAGNRLKLKVEPFAALQNLQFLDVSNNNLQTAKLGSHPQLPNLVKLNLGFNSFVQLNRDDFNFLNHSSSLQVLNMSSVPLKRMEPGCFLPIRGFGTLIMDGSNLGPQAVPKLCSELSGTKVTALSLRRLKLVTLSTDTLMGLEKTDVTFLDLSGNGMGKIENGSFRWLSKLQQLILEENNLKHLTRDTFRGLRSLKALNLKRALTKSRSSATPIIDDFSFQVLTELESLDMRSTSIREITANTFTGLRSLTELDLSWSSCQSLKHLNNRTWASLAGSPLGTLNLTGTALVRIDPGAFSHLKNLTSLFLDFNYVRQTLTGWELEGLESIRDIHWSNNNQGITLTSKSFIFVPSLRALILGKSLTVSALNLEPSPFKPLSNLMVLDLSNNNIANLRMSIFEGLADLRVLKLAHNNLARLWKDANIGGPVLFLKGLNKLLSLELDSNGMDEIPTRALEGLTNLRELTMGNNVLNNLRDSVFDSLSSLRVLHMQKNSLTAVRRQVFQKVMSNLSLLVMGRNPFDCTCESISWFGNWLNTTNTTTVPGLRDQYICNTPLSYFNRSILDFDPLSCKDMTPFEALFVLSSASVIMLMFTTLLVRFQGWRIQFYWNVLINRTLGFSDATGQEGREFEYDAYVIHAEEDTDWVERLMVPMEKGNCRFCFEDRDSVPGMSQLESIVDNIRRCRKILFIITESLLRDPWCRRFTAHHALHQVIEANRDSVVLVFLQDVHDYKLSRSIFLRRGMLRSSCVLDWPVHRERIPAFHQKLRIALSLTNKIHN; encoded by the exons ATGTGTGTTACGCGCCGCCCTCCGCAGCCCCAGGTGATCATTATAGCTTTGCTAATGATGGCGTCTCTCAGCTGCGTGGCGTCTGAGAAGAAGACCTCCTGCTTCGTGAGGGACGACTACGCCGACTGCAGCCGTCTGAGTCTCAAGGCCGTCCCCGCCGACCTTCCCAGGAGCATCAGGGGCTTGGACATGTCCCACAACAGGCTGCTGGAGGTCCCCATCTTCTCGCTGAGGCCGTACTCTCGCCTGAGTCGCCTGGACATCAGCTACAACTCCATCACCAAGGTGAACCGGAGTTTGTGTGagttgctgccgctgctgcaaaCGCTGAATGTGAATCACAACGAGCTTCACGTTCTGGTGAAAGAGGATATGGGCTCCTGCAGCCGGCTGATCTCCTTTCACGTCGCTGGAAACAGACTGAAACTAAAAGTAGAACCCTTTGCTGCTTTACAG AACCTTCAGTTCCTCGATGTTTCGAACAACAACCTGCAGACGGCCAAATTGGGTTCGCACCCACAACTACCGAATCTGGTCAAGTTGAATTTGGGATTCAACAGCTTTGTCCAGCTAAATCGAGACGACTTCAACTTCCTGAACCATTCGTCTTCCCTGCAAGTCCTCAACATGTCGTCGGTGCCGTTAAAAAGG ATGGAGCCCGGCTGCTTCCTGCCCATCCGAGGCTTTGGGACCTTGATAATGGACGGGAGCAATTTGGGCCCCCAGGCTGTGCCCAAATTGTGCTCCGAGTTGTCAGGAACCAAGGTCACAGCTCTGTCGCTACGACGACTGAAGCTGGTCACGCTCAGCACTGATACCTTAATGGGCCTTGAGAAGACTGACGTGACATTTCTAGATCTATCTGGAAACGGCATGGGCAAAATTGAAAATGGTTCCTTTCGATGGCTTTCCAAGTTGCAACAGCTTATTCTGGAGGAGAACAACCTGAAGCACCTGACCAGGGACACATTCCGAGGGCTGAGAAGTTTGAAAGCGCTAAACTTGAAGAGAGCGCTGACAAAAAGCCGCTCATCTGCCACTCCGATTATTGACGATTTTTCTTTCCAAGTTTTGACAGAACTTGAGAGTCTGGATATGCGGTCAACCTCGATCCGGGAGATCACTGCGAACACGTTTACCGGCCTCAGGAGTCTGACAGAGCTCGACTTGAGTTGGAGCAGCTGCCAATCCTTGAAACATCTCAACAACAGGACCTGGGCGTCACTAGCAGGATCACCTCTCGGGACTCTAAATCTGACGGGAACGGCTCTGGTGCGGATTGATCCCGGAGCTTTCTCACATCTGAAGAACCTCACTTCCCTCTTTCTAGATTTCAATTACGTGAGGCAAACCCTGACTGGATGGGAGTTGGAGGGCTTAGAAAGTATACGAGACATCCACTGGTCAAACAACAACCAGGGAATCACGCTAACGTCAAAGTCTTTCATCTTCGTACCGAGTCTCCGGGCACTGATTCTAGGTAAAAGCCTCACTGTCTCAGCCTTGAACCTGGAGCCATCCCCGTTTAAACCCCTGTCCAACCTAATGGTCTTGGATCtgagcaacaacaacattgcTAACTTGAGAATGAGCATTTTCGAAGGACTTGCTGATCTGAGGGTGCTGAAGCTAGCGCATAATAACTTAGCCAGGTTGTGGAAGGACGCCAACATTGGTGGACCGGTGTTGTTCTTGAAGGGGTTGAACAAGCTGTTGAGTTTAGAGTTGGACAGCAACGGCATGGATGAGATCCCCACGCGCGCCCTGGAGGGCCTGACTAACCTCCGTGAGCTTACCATGGGCAACAACGTTCTCAACAACCTGCGAGACTCTGTCTTCGACAGCTTGAGCTCACTGAGGGTTTTGCACATGCAGAAAAACTCCCTCACCGCTGTCCGCCGCCAAGTCTTCCAAAAAGTAATGAGCAACCTGAGCTTGCTCGTCATGGGGCGCAATCCGTTCGACTGCACGTGTGAGAGCATTTCGTGGTTCGGGAACTGGTTAAACACCACGAACACCACCACTGTTCCGGGGCTGCGGGACCAATACATCTGCAACACCCCGCTGTCGTACTTTAACCGCTCAATCTTGGATTTTGACCCGCTTTCTTGCAAAGACATGACTCCGTTTGAAGCGCTTTTCGTCCTGAGCAGCGCGTCGGTCATCATGCTCATGTTCACTACTTTACTAGTCCGTTTCCAAGGCTGGAGAATTCAGTTTTACTGGAACGTTTTGATCAATCGTACCTTAGGATTTAGCGACGCTACGGGACAGGAGGGCAGGGAGTTTGAATATGACGCTTACGTCATTCACGCGGAGGAAGACACCGACTGGGTGGAGAGGCTGATGGTCCCGATGGAGAAGGGAAACTGTAGGTTTTGTTTTGAGGATCGGGATTCAGTTCCTGGCATGTCTCAGCTGGAATCCATTGTGGACAATATAAGACGCTGCAGGAaaatcctcttcatcatcacagagAGTCTTCTGCGGGACCCCTGGTGCCGTCG ATTCACCGCCCATCACGCACTTCACCAGGTCATCGAAGCCAACAGGGACTCCGTGGTTCTGGTCTTCCTGCAGGACGTCCACGACTACAAACTCTCTCGTTCGATTTTTCTTCGGAGGGGAATGCTGCGTTCAAGCTGCGTCCTGGACTGGCCCGTCCACAGGGAGAGAATCCCGGCCTTCCACCAGAAGCTCCGGATCGCGCTCAGCCTGACCAACAAAATACACAACTAG
- the tlr3 gene encoding toll-like receptor 3 isoform X2, whose product MCVTRRPPQPQVIIIALLMMASLSCVASEKKTSCFVRDDYADCSRLSLKAVPADLPRSIRGLDMSHNRLLEVPIFSLRPYSRLSRLDISYNSITKNLQFLDVSNNNLQTAKLGSHPQLPNLVKLNLGFNSFVQLNRDDFNFLNHSSSLQVLNMSSVPLKRMEPGCFLPIRGFGTLIMDGSNLGPQAVPKLCSELSGTKVTALSLRRLKLVTLSTDTLMGLEKTDVTFLDLSGNGMGKIENGSFRWLSKLQQLILEENNLKHLTRDTFRGLRSLKALNLKRALTKSRSSATPIIDDFSFQVLTELESLDMRSTSIREITANTFTGLRSLTELDLSWSSCQSLKHLNNRTWASLAGSPLGTLNLTGTALVRIDPGAFSHLKNLTSLFLDFNYVRQTLTGWELEGLESIRDIHWSNNNQGITLTSKSFIFVPSLRALILGKSLTVSALNLEPSPFKPLSNLMVLDLSNNNIANLRMSIFEGLADLRVLKLAHNNLARLWKDANIGGPVLFLKGLNKLLSLELDSNGMDEIPTRALEGLTNLRELTMGNNVLNNLRDSVFDSLSSLRVLHMQKNSLTAVRRQVFQKVMSNLSLLVMGRNPFDCTCESISWFGNWLNTTNTTTVPGLRDQYICNTPLSYFNRSILDFDPLSCKDMTPFEALFVLSSASVIMLMFTTLLVRFQGWRIQFYWNVLINRTLGFSDATGQEGREFEYDAYVIHAEEDTDWVERLMVPMEKGNCRFCFEDRDSVPGMSQLESIVDNIRRCRKILFIITESLLRDPWCRRFTAHHALHQVIEANRDSVVLVFLQDVHDYKLSRSIFLRRGMLRSSCVLDWPVHRERIPAFHQKLRIALSLTNKIHN is encoded by the exons ATGTGTGTTACGCGCCGCCCTCCGCAGCCCCAGGTGATCATTATAGCTTTGCTAATGATGGCGTCTCTCAGCTGCGTGGCGTCTGAGAAGAAGACCTCCTGCTTCGTGAGGGACGACTACGCCGACTGCAGCCGTCTGAGTCTCAAGGCCGTCCCCGCCGACCTTCCCAGGAGCATCAGGGGCTTGGACATGTCCCACAACAGGCTGCTGGAGGTCCCCATCTTCTCGCTGAGGCCGTACTCTCGCCTGAGTCGCCTGGACATCAGCTACAACTCCATCACCAAG AACCTTCAGTTCCTCGATGTTTCGAACAACAACCTGCAGACGGCCAAATTGGGTTCGCACCCACAACTACCGAATCTGGTCAAGTTGAATTTGGGATTCAACAGCTTTGTCCAGCTAAATCGAGACGACTTCAACTTCCTGAACCATTCGTCTTCCCTGCAAGTCCTCAACATGTCGTCGGTGCCGTTAAAAAGG ATGGAGCCCGGCTGCTTCCTGCCCATCCGAGGCTTTGGGACCTTGATAATGGACGGGAGCAATTTGGGCCCCCAGGCTGTGCCCAAATTGTGCTCCGAGTTGTCAGGAACCAAGGTCACAGCTCTGTCGCTACGACGACTGAAGCTGGTCACGCTCAGCACTGATACCTTAATGGGCCTTGAGAAGACTGACGTGACATTTCTAGATCTATCTGGAAACGGCATGGGCAAAATTGAAAATGGTTCCTTTCGATGGCTTTCCAAGTTGCAACAGCTTATTCTGGAGGAGAACAACCTGAAGCACCTGACCAGGGACACATTCCGAGGGCTGAGAAGTTTGAAAGCGCTAAACTTGAAGAGAGCGCTGACAAAAAGCCGCTCATCTGCCACTCCGATTATTGACGATTTTTCTTTCCAAGTTTTGACAGAACTTGAGAGTCTGGATATGCGGTCAACCTCGATCCGGGAGATCACTGCGAACACGTTTACCGGCCTCAGGAGTCTGACAGAGCTCGACTTGAGTTGGAGCAGCTGCCAATCCTTGAAACATCTCAACAACAGGACCTGGGCGTCACTAGCAGGATCACCTCTCGGGACTCTAAATCTGACGGGAACGGCTCTGGTGCGGATTGATCCCGGAGCTTTCTCACATCTGAAGAACCTCACTTCCCTCTTTCTAGATTTCAATTACGTGAGGCAAACCCTGACTGGATGGGAGTTGGAGGGCTTAGAAAGTATACGAGACATCCACTGGTCAAACAACAACCAGGGAATCACGCTAACGTCAAAGTCTTTCATCTTCGTACCGAGTCTCCGGGCACTGATTCTAGGTAAAAGCCTCACTGTCTCAGCCTTGAACCTGGAGCCATCCCCGTTTAAACCCCTGTCCAACCTAATGGTCTTGGATCtgagcaacaacaacattgcTAACTTGAGAATGAGCATTTTCGAAGGACTTGCTGATCTGAGGGTGCTGAAGCTAGCGCATAATAACTTAGCCAGGTTGTGGAAGGACGCCAACATTGGTGGACCGGTGTTGTTCTTGAAGGGGTTGAACAAGCTGTTGAGTTTAGAGTTGGACAGCAACGGCATGGATGAGATCCCCACGCGCGCCCTGGAGGGCCTGACTAACCTCCGTGAGCTTACCATGGGCAACAACGTTCTCAACAACCTGCGAGACTCTGTCTTCGACAGCTTGAGCTCACTGAGGGTTTTGCACATGCAGAAAAACTCCCTCACCGCTGTCCGCCGCCAAGTCTTCCAAAAAGTAATGAGCAACCTGAGCTTGCTCGTCATGGGGCGCAATCCGTTCGACTGCACGTGTGAGAGCATTTCGTGGTTCGGGAACTGGTTAAACACCACGAACACCACCACTGTTCCGGGGCTGCGGGACCAATACATCTGCAACACCCCGCTGTCGTACTTTAACCGCTCAATCTTGGATTTTGACCCGCTTTCTTGCAAAGACATGACTCCGTTTGAAGCGCTTTTCGTCCTGAGCAGCGCGTCGGTCATCATGCTCATGTTCACTACTTTACTAGTCCGTTTCCAAGGCTGGAGAATTCAGTTTTACTGGAACGTTTTGATCAATCGTACCTTAGGATTTAGCGACGCTACGGGACAGGAGGGCAGGGAGTTTGAATATGACGCTTACGTCATTCACGCGGAGGAAGACACCGACTGGGTGGAGAGGCTGATGGTCCCGATGGAGAAGGGAAACTGTAGGTTTTGTTTTGAGGATCGGGATTCAGTTCCTGGCATGTCTCAGCTGGAATCCATTGTGGACAATATAAGACGCTGCAGGAaaatcctcttcatcatcacagagAGTCTTCTGCGGGACCCCTGGTGCCGTCG ATTCACCGCCCATCACGCACTTCACCAGGTCATCGAAGCCAACAGGGACTCCGTGGTTCTGGTCTTCCTGCAGGACGTCCACGACTACAAACTCTCTCGTTCGATTTTTCTTCGGAGGGGAATGCTGCGTTCAAGCTGCGTCCTGGACTGGCCCGTCCACAGGGAGAGAATCCCGGCCTTCCACCAGAAGCTCCGGATCGCGCTCAGCCTGACCAACAAAATACACAACTAG